In Pelosinus sp. IPA-1, a single genomic region encodes these proteins:
- a CDS encoding flagellar hook-basal body complex protein, with protein MMRSLYAAISGLRNHQTKMDVIGNNIANVNTVGFKSGSVTFQDMLSQTLSGASSGSGNTGGTNAMQVGLGVSVASINTNFSDGSTQSTGVQTDLAITGQGFFVVGDALNQQYTRSGNFTFDALGNFVNGNGVKVLGWQGNSSGVVDTTGPIGGITVPVGSSMPAKVSSTLSVVGNLSASANPYGTAAQRIAAANTLATANTNKTAADAAALAATNQSNTDAAASTAAAAASSAATQAKVDATNVSSLIGIAQTAANALSGAGLTAANAAAAQTAANNAVTAATAAVLSATAAVTNATAATLASATLAKNDAIAAKNDALALQAAANALSGAGLTAANATAAQSAATTAVLSSGTAATDAGTAATTASTAASNAAATAANSAALSATANVTAKAAADAVTAATDAVKAANDKSSDQPASLNVYDTQGNAYKLSGTFEKTGANVWTFTPAATVTNGNGAVVANVTTSAPITLAFDALGKLQTNPAATITINPAGGPYSGAGAFTITPDFSTMTQYGTDTTAKMDSSDGYTAGTLTAGGGITIASDGTIVGTFTNGKKMNLGQVAMATFNNPGGLLKSGDSLYTSSSNSGQAQVGKAGTGGRGTLTPGSLEMSNVDLAQQFSDMIVTQRGFQANSKIITTDDSMLEELVNLKR; from the coding sequence ATGATGCGTTCCTTATACGCTGCTATTTCCGGCTTGCGTAATCATCAAACCAAAATGGATGTTATCGGCAATAACATTGCTAACGTAAATACAGTTGGTTTTAAATCTGGTAGTGTTACCTTTCAGGATATGTTAAGCCAAACGCTATCAGGTGCTTCTAGTGGTTCAGGAAATACAGGTGGTACTAATGCCATGCAGGTTGGTCTTGGTGTAAGTGTAGCTTCGATTAATACGAATTTTAGTGATGGCAGTACCCAATCAACAGGTGTACAAACTGATCTAGCCATTACAGGACAGGGCTTTTTTGTTGTCGGTGATGCCCTAAATCAACAGTATACTCGCTCTGGTAATTTTACTTTTGATGCATTAGGTAATTTCGTAAATGGCAATGGTGTTAAGGTTCTGGGGTGGCAAGGCAATAGTTCCGGTGTGGTTGATACAACTGGTCCTATAGGAGGGATAACGGTTCCTGTTGGTTCTAGCATGCCTGCCAAAGTGTCAAGTACCCTTTCGGTGGTAGGAAACTTATCAGCAAGTGCGAATCCGTATGGAACAGCAGCTCAACGAATCGCTGCAGCCAATACACTAGCTACCGCAAATACAAATAAGACGGCTGCAGATGCCGCTGCTTTAGCTGCAACTAATCAAAGTAATACTGATGCTGCAGCAAGTACTGCAGCCGCAGCAGCAAGCAGTGCAGCAACCCAAGCAAAGGTAGACGCAACTAATGTAAGCTCACTCATTGGCATTGCCCAAACCGCTGCAAACGCATTATCTGGAGCGGGGCTAACGGCGGCAAACGCAGCAGCAGCCCAAACAGCTGCGAATAATGCAGTTACAGCGGCAACCGCTGCAGTGTTGTCCGCAACAGCAGCAGTAACAAATGCAACAGCAGCAACATTAGCATCTGCAACATTAGCAAAGAACGATGCAATAGCAGCAAAGAACGATGCATTAGCATTACAAGCAGCCGCAAACGCATTGTCTGGAGCGGGATTAACTGCGGCAAATGCAACAGCAGCCCAAAGTGCAGCAACAACAGCAGTATTATCTTCAGGAACAGCAGCAACAGACGCAGGAACAGCAGCAACAACGGCATCCACTGCAGCATCAAATGCAGCGGCAACGGCTGCAAATTCAGCTGCATTATCAGCAACGGCAAATGTAACAGCAAAGGCGGCAGCTGACGCTGTAACAGCAGCTACAGATGCAGTTAAAGCAGCAAATGACAAATCTTCGGATCAACCGGCTTCGCTGAATGTATATGATACCCAAGGGAATGCATACAAGTTAAGTGGGACATTTGAGAAGACTGGAGCTAACGTATGGACCTTTACGCCGGCAGCTACAGTAACAAATGGAAATGGTGCAGTTGTAGCAAATGTTACTACTTCAGCACCAATAACTCTTGCTTTTGATGCGTTGGGCAAGTTACAAACAAACCCAGCTGCAACCATTACAATTAATCCTGCAGGTGGTCCATATAGTGGCGCGGGTGCGTTTACGATAACACCTGACTTCTCTACTATGACTCAATATGGTACTGATACAACCGCTAAGATGGATAGCTCAGACGGATATACAGCAGGTACATTAACTGCTGGAGGCGGTATCACGATTGCTAGTGATGGTACGATTGTAGGTACTTTTACTAATGGTAAAAAAATGAACTTAGGACAAGTTGCTATGGCTACCTTTAATAACCCAGGTGGCTTGCTTAAATCCGGTGATAGTCTATATACCTCATCAAGTAACTCAGGTCAAGCCCAGGTTGGTAAGGCTGGTACTGGTGGCCGTGGTACTTTAACTCCTGGTAGTTTAGAAATGTCCAATGTGGATTTAGCACAACAATTTAGTGATATGATTGTTACCCAACGTGGATTCCAAGCTAATTCTAAAATCATTACTACAGATGATTCTATGTTGGAAGAACTTGTAAACCTTAAACGTTAA